In Nomascus leucogenys isolate Asia chromosome 6, Asia_NLE_v1, whole genome shotgun sequence, one DNA window encodes the following:
- the LOC101176300 gene encoding serine/arginine-rich splicing factor 9-like translates to MAVQCSATGLAFVVRTSMESLGPFQSLKSVWTERSGLGNILEAGQGHPALVLTSTSFRCSFLSIQLVLFPEPGPYFPTPDPSSCFLALCSWLHSFPTLLYQKYHNCSSFPQCSTAERLRARGTLRWGGRGRGHWAVRMLGWADERICMVNLPTNVREKDVEDLFYKYGRIREIELKNGHCLVPFAFVRFEDPRDAEDAIYGRNSYDYGQCRLRVEFSRTYRGLPPSGSWQDLKDHMREVGDVCYADVQKDGVGMVEYLRKEDMEYALPKLDDTKFCSHDTETSYSRVHPERSTSYGYSWSLSGSRGHDSPY, encoded by the exons ATGGCTGTTCAGTGTTCAGCGACAGGTCTGGCTTTTGTTGTGAGGACATCTATGGAGTCTCTGGGACCCTTCCAGTCCCTGAAATCAGTTTGGACTGAGAGGTCAGGACTTGGAAACATACTGGAGGCAGGGCAAGGGCACCCTGCTCTTGTTTTGACATCTACCTCTTTTCGCTGTTCCTTCTTATCCATCCAACTAGTCCTTTTCCCTGAGCCGGGTCCATACTTTCCCACCCCAGACCCTTCCTCTTGTTTCCTGGCTCTCTGTTCCTGGCTCCATTCATTTCCTAcactgctgtatcaaaagtacCACAATTGCTCCTCGTTCCCACAATGCAGTACGGCTGAGCGCCTCAGAGCCCGCGGGACGCTGCGGTGggggggtcgggggagggggcaTTGGGCGGTGCGGATGTTGGGCTGGGCGGACGAGCGCATCTGCATGGTAAACCTTCCGACCAACGTGCGCGAGAAGGACGTGGAAGACCTTTTCTACAAGTACGGCCGCATCCGTGAGATCGAACTTAAGAATGGGCACTGCCTTGTGCCCTTCGCCTTCGTGCGCTTTGAGGACCCCCGAGATGCAGAGGATGCTATTTATGGAAGAAATAGTTATGATTATGGGCAGTGTCGGCTTCGTGTGGAGTTCTCCAGGACTTACAGAG GACTTCCTCCATCAGGCAGCTGGCAGGACCTGAAGGATCACATGCGAGAAGTTGGGGATGTCTGTTATGCCGATGTGCAGAAGGATGGTGTGGGGATGGTTGAGTATCTCAGAAAAGAAGACATGGAATATGCCCTGCCTAAATTGGATGACACCAAATTCTGCTCTCATGATACTGAAACGTCCTACAGCCGAGTTCATCCTGAGAGAAGCACCAGCTATGGCTACTCATGGTCTCTGTCTGGGTCAAGGGGCCATGACTCTCCATACTAA